One window from the genome of Megalobrama amblycephala isolate DHTTF-2021 linkage group LG4, ASM1881202v1, whole genome shotgun sequence encodes:
- the hint2 gene encoding histidine triad nucleotide-binding protein 2, mitochondrial, whose amino-acid sequence MTARSILLTRQVLPLGHHLRRALPVKSFCSSTRDEVRLAKEASKKYGKPEPTIFSKIIDKTIPADIIYEDDKCLAFRDVNPQAPVHFLVIPRIPISRISEAHDDDAQLLGHLLIVAKNVAKKERLDEGYRVVINDGKNGAQSVYHLHIHVLGGRQMKWPPG is encoded by the exons ATGACAGCCCGCAGTATTTTACTAACCCGGCAAGTTTTGCCTCTTGGACATCATTTACGGCGTGCCTTACCTGTGAAG AGCTTCTGCTCTTCCACGCGCGATGAAGTTCGCTTGGCAAAGGAGGCCAGCAAGAAATACGGAAAACCTGAACCCactatattttctaaaataattGACAAAACTATCCCTGCAGATATAATTTATGAAGATGACAAA TGTCTAGCATTCAGAGATGTAAATCCCCAGGCTCCTGTTCATTTCCTGGTTATTCCAAGGATTCCAATTTCCAGGATCAGTGAAGCACATGATGATGATGCACAG CTCCTGGGTCATCTCTTGATAGTGGCCAAAAACGTAgcgaagaaagaaagattggATGAAGGGTACAGAGTTG tcattaATGATGGAAAAAACGGGGCGCAGTCCGTGTATCACCTTCACATTCATGTTCTTGGAGGACGGCAAATGAAATGGCCTCCAGGATAG
- the LOC125267590 gene encoding long-chain-fatty-acid--CoA ligase ACSBG2-like produces MSADECITPSDSTEIPVSGYGSVKTEEYQTVALNDSKNHPNGNCSFSVKSNTDDEPAIPLKAGDVRLAPAEKLWSTARDKAVKLRMEESELGSEPPMTVHQMFMATVQKYGDYPALRGKKDGTWVTLTYKEYYQHSRAAAKSFLKLGLERFHGVGILGFNSPEWFIADVGCILAGGLATGIYTTNSPEACHYVADNCEANVLVVENNKQLIKILQVRDQLPHLKAIVQYKGELEQKLPNVYTWAEFMKLGENVPDAELDVVIDSQKANECCTLIYTSGTTGNPKGVMLSHDNITWTANAAGHMVRLKMGEEEVVSYLPLSHVAAQVQDMWISMRFAAVTNFAEPDALKGSLANTLREVRPTGFLGVPRVWEKMQEAMKAVGAKSSVMKKKIGDWAKGIGLQASYNAMNGDSSVPWGFTLGNNLVFKNVRKALGLDRCRACYTGAAPITKDTLEYFMSLYIPVFELYGMSESTGPHSISCAEDYRIMSCGKVLKGCKTKLDKPDSDGNGEICFWGRHVFMGYLNMPDKTEEALDAEGWLHSGDLGKHDSDDFLYITGRIKELIITAGGENIPPVPIEDSLKEEVSIISNVMLIGDKKKFLSMLLTLKCNTDDNGDPTDELTPLAVEFCRQHGVVASKVSEIINKKEPAIYKAIQEGIDRVNAKATSNAQRVQKWTILPRDFSISGGELGPTMKLKRPVVSKMYQEEINKFYGE; encoded by the exons ATGTCTGCCGATGAGTGTATAACACCGAGTGATTCCACGGAAATTCCTGTCTCTGGATATGG ATCTGTTAAAACTGAAGAATATCAGACTGTAGCACTCAATGACTCCAAAAACCATCCGAATGGAAATTGTTCGTTCTCTGTAAAGAGTAACACAG ACGATGAACCGGCTATACCATTGAAGGCTGGAGATGTGCGTCTCGCTCCAGCCGAAAAGCTGTGGAGCACAGCCAGAGACAAGGCTGTCAAACTGAGGATGGAAGAATCGGAACTCGGATCAGAACCTCCCATGACGGTCCATCAGATGTTCATGGCTACAGTGCAGAAGTACGGAGACTATCCTGCCCTCCGTGGGAAGAAAGATGGAACATGGGTCACCCTGACCTATAAGGAGTACTATCAACATTCAAGAGCGGCAGCCAAAAGCTTTCTGAAG CTTGGCCTGGAGCGATTCCATGGTGTCGGAATTCTGGGCTTCAATTCTCCTGAATGGTTTATTGCAGATGTCGGATGTATCCTAGCAGG GGGACTGGCCACTGGAATTTACACCACCAACTCCCCAGAGGCCTGCCACTATGTTGCTGATAATTGTGAAGCTAATGTTCTAGTGGttgaaaacaacaaacaactGATCAAAATCCTCCAG GTCAGGGATCAGCTGCCACATTTGAAGGCTATTGTTCAGTACAAGGGTGAACTGGAGCAGAAGTTACCAAACGTATACACA TGGGCTGAATTTATGAAGCTGGGAGAGAATGTCCCTGATGCTGAGCTGGATGTGGTGATAGACAGTCAAAAGGCCAATGAGTGCTGCACATTGATATACACCTCAGGCACCACAGGGAATCCCAAAGGGGTCATGCTCAGCCATGATAAT ATCACATGGACAGCCAATGCAGCAGGTCACATGGTCAGGCTGAAGATGGGTGAGGAGGAAGTGGTGAGCTACTTGCCTCTGAGTCACGTGGCGGCCCAGGTCCAAGACATGTGGATCTCCATGAGGTTTGCCGCCGTAACCAATTTCGCCGAGCCAGATGCCCTGAAG GGCTCCCTGGCCAACACTCTTAGAGAGGTGCGTCCCACAGGCTTCTTGGGAGTTCCCAGAGTGTGGGAAAAAATGCAAGAAGCAATGAAAGCCGTTGGTGCGAAGTCATCCGTCATGAAAAAGAAGATTGGTGACTGGGCAAAGGGGATTGGACTTCAAGCAAGCTATAATGCCATGAATGG TGATTCTTCAGTGCCTTGGGGCTTCACATTGGGCAATAATCTGGTTTTCAAGAACGTGCGAAAAGCTCTGGGTCTTGACCGCTGTAGAGCCTGTTACACTGGTGCCGCTCCCATCACCAAAGACACACTGGAGTACTTCATGAGCCTTTACATCCCTGTCTTTGAGCTGTACGGCATGAGTGAGAGCACCGGACCTCACTCCATCTCCTGTGCTGAGGATTATCGCATTATGAG CTGTGGTAAGGTGTTGAAAGGCTGCAAAACCAAGTTAGACAAACCAGATAGTGATGGGAATGGTGAGATCTGTTTCTGGGGGAGGCATGTGTTCATGGGATACCTGAACATGCCAGACAAGACTGAGGAGGCACTGGATGCAGAAGGGTGGCTCCACTCAGGAGACCTGGGCAAACATGACAGCGATGACTTCCTGTACATCACTGGCAGAATAAAAG AATTAATCATTACTGCTGGTGGAGAAAACATACCCCCTGTCCCTATTGAGGACTCCCTAAAGGAAGAGGTGTCAATCATCAGCAATGTCATGTTGATTGGAGACAAAAAGAAGTTCCTCTCTATGCTACTTACACTCAAG tgtaaCACTGATGACAATGGGGACCCCACAGATGAATTAACACCACTAGCGGTGGAGTTTTGTCGGCAGCATGGTGTAGTTGCCAGCAAAGTCTCAGAGATCATTAACAAAAAAGAGCCAGCCATTTACAAAGCCATCCAGGAGGGCATAGACCGAGTGAATGCCAAAGCGACATCCAATGCCCAGAGAGTCCAGAAGTGGACCATCCTTCCACGAGACTTCTCCATATCTGGTGGAGAACTTG GTCCAACCATGAAGCTCAAAAGGCCTGTTGTCAGTAAAATGTATCAAGAAGAAATCAACAAATTTTATGGTGAATAA